The stretch of DNA TGGACAGCATCCGGCTGTCCGTGCCGAGGTCTGTGATCCTTCCCCTTATGAAACCGTTTGATTACAACCTCACCTCCTCTCCGGGTCTGATCCTCAAACCTTCTAACCTCTCTATCGGACATTTCCTGAAAAACTTTAACACCGGGCCGGCCGGCTGGATAAGGCGTTCGAGGTTCAGGTTCGTTTCGGCTTGTGTCAGCCTGTTTACCACTGGATTCCGGGAGTATTTCAGGACCCCTTCCTAAAGTTTTCTACGTTACGGACGATAAATATATATCTGCAATGTCTCACAATATTCAATTAATACAGGAGGCTAAATCATGTCCGACACACAACATATCGCTTTCAGGCTCGGCAGAGAGGAGTTCGCTCTTCCGATTCTTAACGTTCAGGAAATCATCAGGCCAAGGGAAAACACGAGAATCCCCGAGTCACCGGAATATATCCTGGGTGTAATCAACCTCAGAGGAAGGGTGATTCCCGTTGTAGACCTGAAAAAACGTATGAAGCTGGAAGGCAACGGTAACGGCACCGGTGAGAACAAAGTGATTGTCCTTTCCCTCGGCAAACTCAACTTCGGGGGTGTTGTCGACAGTATTACGGGGGTTGTTAATATCAGCGAGCAGGAGATAGGGGACAGTGTAAGCACATTATCCTCCTCATCCTGTGACTATATAAAAGGAATTGCAACACTTAATAACGGAAGGATGATACAGATACTCCAGCCGTCCGGGCTGATGTCACTCCAGGATATGGAGTTACTCCAGGATGAAATAGTGGATGAAACCCAAACGGAAGACGGGACAATAGTCGTTACCAAAAAGGTCAGCGGCATGGGGGGCGAGTATCTAATCAAGGAGGTCAAGGAGAAAATCATAACCGATGCCGAGTCCCTGGGGGTTGGCAGGGAGGTTGTGGTATCAATAATGGAGAAGATCCAGGGCCTGCTTAACGCCCTCTCCAAAGGCGATATTGAAGGAGCAGAAGGAATGCTGATGGAGATATCGACCATCGGCGACAAAGAACTCTTTTCGGAGGTTGGAAAGATAACAAGAAATCTTCATAACGCCATATCCGAGTTCAAGACCATGATCGATCCGACACTCAAGAACATGGCCCTTGAAGATATGCCGGATGCCGCCGACAAACTCAACTGGGTAATATCAAAGACAGAGGAGGCAGCGGAAAAGACGATTTCCCTCGTGGAAAAGAACCTCTCCCTCCAGGGAGGGATAGTCAAGAGACTCGACATCCTTGACGATGCCCTGAAGAATCCGGAAGGGGACAATGAGAGGGAGAAGGAGGCAATAACCTTCTTAAGAAGGACTACCGAGGAGATAAACGTCGACCTTATGGACGTCCTCCTCACACAGGAATACCAGGACCTTACAGGACAGATCATCAGGAAGGTCATCTCCCTGGTCAGCAAACTTGAGATAGACCTTGTTCAGTTGATAAAGGCATTCGGGGTCAGGGTGGAACATCAAAAACATGGAAGCACTGCTGACTCGGAGCCCCCCGAAGAGACCTTCTCAAGCCAGGAGGATGTTGACACCCTGCTTACGGAGTTGGGCTTTTAAGCACCTAATATTATTAAGGAAGATTTGCTCACCATCTCCACGGCGGTATATAAGCCGGCCTTGACCTCTGCATAACGGCAACCGCGGGACCACTACGGGCATGACAGTGCGGCCCTTACTTACTCCTTATCACCTTCCTTTTCCGCCTTCCTCTGCTCGACCAGCTTCTGTGCAAGGTGGGACGGCACCTCTTCATAATGGAGAAACTCCATTGAATAGAGCCCCCTTCCCGACGTCAGGCTCTGGAGCTGATTGGCATAGGTAAGCATCTCCGACATTGGAACAAGTGCTATAATCTTCTGGTTTCCCCCGGCCTGGGGCTCCACCCCCTGTACTTTTCCCCTTTTTGCATTGAGGTCTCCAATGACTGAACCAAGGGCATCATCAGGGGTGATAACTTCAACCTTCATGATCGGTTCAAGGAGGACGGGCTTTGCCTCGACAGTGGCCTTTTTAAAGGCAAGCGAGCCCGCAATCTTAAATGCCATTTCCGATGAATCAACGGAGTGGTATGAACCATCGTAGAGTGTGACCTTTAAATCCACCACGGGATAACCGGCCACAATTCCTTCCTTCAGGGTCTCAACAATCCCCTTCTCAACCGCGGGGATATACTGTTTGGGTATCACACCACCGACTACTTTATCCACAAACTCAAACCCCTCCCCTCTTGGCAGGGGCTCAATCTCTATCCAGCAGTCACCGTACTGTCCTCTTCCCCCGGACTGCTTCTTGTATTTGCCCTGGACCTTGGTCCTTCCCCTTATGGTCTCACGATAGGGAATCTTCGGGGTCTTCATTTCCACGTCAACACCGAACTTCCTCTTCAGCTTCTGGAGTGCAACCTCAATATGTACCTGGCCCATGCCCGAGATTATCATCTCCTTTGTATCCTTATCCCTGTGAAAGCTCAATGTCGGATCCTCATCGAGTATCCTCTGGAGCCCCGAACTCACCTTCTCTTCATCACCCTTACTCTTCGGCTCAATGGCATAAGAGATTATAGGCTCTGCAAACTCAACCCGCTTATACACGATCGGTTCAGACTCGGCACAGAGGGTATCCCCTGTACTGGTAACCTTCAGCTTGGCCACGACCCCGATCTCGCCGGGCCCGATCACATGTACAGGTACCTGTTTCTTGCCGAGGAGATAAAATATCTGGCCGACTCTCTCACGTGTTTCAGCCGATGAATTGTAAACATTGGAGTCGGCATTGAGGGTTCCGGAGTATACGCGCATCAGGGTCAACTTGCCTGCAAAGGGGTCGGCAATGGTCTTGAAAACATATGCAGAAAAAGGCTGATCCTCTTTAGGCTCCCTTAAAACATCGGACCCGTCCCGGGGATTGGTCCCGCTGATCGGGCTTATACGCGCCATCTCTTCAGGAGAAGGCAGACAGAGTTTAACCGCTTCCATAAGCAATGCTATACCTATGTTACCTGTTGCCGAACCGCATATCACGGGAATGAATCTCCTGGTTATCGACCCCTCCTTTATCCCCCTGAAAATCTCCTCTTCCGTCAGGTCTTCACCTTCAAGATAGCGCTCAAGGAGTTCATCATCAGCCTCCGCCACCTTCTCGATCAGCTTCTGCCTGTACTTCTGTATCTCCTCATTCAAATCGGCGGGCAGATCAATCTCACGGCGTTTCCCCTCTTCATACTGATACGCCTTCATATGGAGTATATCGACAATCCCCTCAAAGGATGTCCCCTCCCCGATCGGTATATTCAGGGGAATGGCCTCTGCCTCAAAGGACTCCTCTATATCACTTATGGCCCTTGAAAAACTGGCGTTCTCCCTATCCATTTTGTTTACGAACGCTATGCGTGGGAGTTCATACTCGCATGCATATTTCCAGATCTTCTCGGTTTCAGCCTTCACACCTGAGATTGCGCTCACGAGAACTACGGCGCCATCGGACACCCTCAAACAACCCCTTGTATCCTCGATAAAATTTATGAACCCAGGGGTATCGATAATATTGAAGCGAAGTCCATCCCAGTCACAGTGTGCAACCGCAGAGGATATGGTGATCTTTCTGTCCACCTCTTCCGGGTCAAAGTCCGTCACGGTATTGCCGCCCTCAACGGTCCCCATTCTGTCGATAGCACCTGCGTTAAACAGTATCGCTTCCACCAGGGAAGTCTTTCCTGCCCCACCGTGGGCAACCACTGAAAAGTTCCTGATCTTTGCTACTTCCATCCTGGCCATATAACCCCCTTGTATTTAATTAAAGTCTGTGTATTAACTGCAGTAATTTGTCATTCCCGCAAGCGAAGCGAGTCGGGAATCCTTTTTAAAGACAGATTCCGGACAAGCCGGAATGACGGAATAACGGCAACTGTTCGACTTTATACACAGACGTGTATAAAGTCAGTCTCTCTATCTGTCATTCCGGCAGTCCATAAGCCGGAATCTATTCCTTTCGATAAGTTCCGGATGCCCCGAATGCTTTCGGGACATGACAAAAATAAAAAATGGC from bacterium BMS3Abin08 encodes:
- the fus gene encoding elongation factor G translates to MARMEVAKIRNFSVVAHGGAGKTSLVEAILFNAGAIDRMGTVEGGNTVTDFDPEEVDRKITISSAVAHCDWDGLRFNIIDTPGFINFIEDTRGCLRVSDGAVVLVSAISGVKAETEKIWKYACEYELPRIAFVNKMDRENASFSRAISDIEESFEAEAIPLNIPIGEGTSFEGIVDILHMKAYQYEEGKRREIDLPADLNEEIQKYRQKLIEKVAEADDELLERYLEGEDLTEEEIFRGIKEGSITRRFIPVICGSATGNIGIALLMEAVKLCLPSPEEMARISPISGTNPRDGSDVLREPKEDQPFSAYVFKTIADPFAGKLTLMRVYSGTLNADSNVYNSSAETRERVGQIFYLLGKKQVPVHVIGPGEIGVVAKLKVTSTGDTLCAESEPIVYKRVEFAEPIISYAIEPKSKGDEEKVSSGLQRILDEDPTLSFHRDKDTKEMIISGMGQVHIEVALQKLKRKFGVDVEMKTPKIPYRETIRGRTKVQGKYKKQSGGRGQYGDCWIEIEPLPRGEGFEFVDKVVGGVIPKQYIPAVEKGIVETLKEGIVAGYPVVDLKVTLYDGSYHSVDSSEMAFKIAGSLAFKKATVEAKPVLLEPIMKVEVITPDDALGSVIGDLNAKRGKVQGVEPQAGGNQKIIALVPMSEMLTYANQLQSLTSGRGLYSMEFLHYEEVPSHLAQKLVEQRKAEKEGDKE
- the cheW_4 gene encoding chemotaxis protein CheW, with product MSDTQHIAFRLGREEFALPILNVQEIIRPRENTRIPESPEYILGVINLRGRVIPVVDLKKRMKLEGNGNGTGENKVIVLSLGKLNFGGVVDSITGVVNISEQEIGDSVSTLSSSSCDYIKGIATLNNGRMIQILQPSGLMSLQDMELLQDEIVDETQTEDGTIVVTKKVSGMGGEYLIKEVKEKIITDAESLGVGREVVVSIMEKIQGLLNALSKGDIEGAEGMLMEISTIGDKELFSEVGKITRNLHNAISEFKTMIDPTLKNMALEDMPDAADKLNWVISKTEEAAEKTISLVEKNLSLQGGIVKRLDILDDALKNPEGDNEREKEAITFLRRTTEEINVDLMDVLLTQEYQDLTGQIIRKVISLVSKLEIDLVQLIKAFGVRVEHQKHGSTADSEPPEETFSSQEDVDTLLTELGF